The genomic DNA ATTTATGATAGCATGGATTAAAAATAATGCAACCCTTTTTGGGATTTTAATTCGGATTTTTATCGATTTGGGACGTTTGATTGAACTTAATGTTAATTATTTAGTGCCAGCCACGGATTTGAAGGCCGCACTTAAGTACATGATGTCTTCATCAAGTTGAACCTTGCCAAAGACCCGTTGCTCAATTTTACCATGCGCGGTCACGTTAATCTCGGTGAATCCCAGCTTGTGATCCAATTGTTTAATCTCCACCGGCGTGAAAAATGACTTCCAGGGACACCCGATTTTAGCAACCAGGTCTAGTTGCCGACGGGCTTTTTCGTGACGGGGTGGATTAAAGACCGCGCTACTCATGTAATCAACTAATAAGCCAACTAGGTTAAGCTGCTGGTTTAAAAAACTGAGGTCATGAACCACTGCCTCTGGTGACAGGTAAAAGGTCCCTCCTTCCCACAGCACTAGGGTTGGTTTCGTGAGCGAGAATCCCTGCGCTTGTAACCTAGTTAAAAACTGCTGGTCCATTCCGTTTTCGAGATCACACGCCACCAACTTCGTCTGGGTGTGGACCCCCGTTGCCTGATAAATGTTTTGAATGTCAGCAACCGCTAGATCACAGCCATACACCGCCTTATTTTTTAAGCATGGGAGCGTGTCGGGTTTGGTATCGAGTCCGACTCCCAGAATTAAAAGCTGCTCATAGAGATCCTGCTTTTGCTCCAAAAAATGGCTAAAGTACCGGTGCCTTACGACTACATTGCGACTCAAAAATTGATCGTAACCGGCGTCACAATCTTCTTGAAATTGCGTGGGATTTTCAAACTTTGCAATCAACTTTGTGGACTGTGGATCATGCAACTGCTGACTTTTGACACACGGAATGCTCAACATCGTTAAATTTAACCCTTTGGTACTTAACATTATCATCGCCTCATTTTTAAATTCTAAGTCCGCTTTCAGTATAGTTCTTGGTTACCAACGATTCAAATCTAAAAACCAAAGTAACAAAAAAGGATTGCTCCTAGAGCAATCCTTTGTAACCTAACTATTTAGACCAGTGTTCTTTAATAAATTGTTCTCGGCCACCCATTTCTTCAATTTGAGCCCGCAGTGGATTCTTTTTGTAGAAATCCTGGTGGTAATCTTCGGCAGGATAAAATGGTTGAGCTGGTTCAATTTTAGTCACAATTGGAGCATCAAATTGGCCAGACTCTTCCAATGCTTTTTTCGAAGCTTCCGCAACCTTCCGTTGTTCCGGACTATTCACGAAAATCACCGGCCGGTAACTGTCACCACGATCTTGAAATTGGCCCATGGCATCGGTAGGATCCGTTTGCCGCCAGTAAATCTCAACCAGCTCTTTGTATGAAATCACACTTGGATCAAAGGTGATTTTAACGGCTTCCGTGTGTCCCGTTGTGTGACTGCAAACCTGTTCATAGGTTGGGTTCGGAACGTGTCCGCCTGTGTATCCTGATACTACTGAAATAATCCCGGGAGTTTCTTCAAACGGACGTACCATGCACCAGAAACACCCACCGGCAAAAATTGCCGTATCTTCTTTTTTCATGCGTTTGGACCTCCATTTTCGTCAACTTGTTGCTTGTATTCTCCGTATCCAGCAGCATCCATTTCGTCATAAGGAATGAACTTGAGGGAAGCTGAGTTAATGCAGTACCGGAGTCCCCCCTTGTCCGCTGGCCCATCTGGGAACACGTGTCCGAGGTGTGAACCAGCATCAGAACTTTTAACTTCTTCACGAATCATCCCAAAGGAAGTATCCGTTTTACTCTTGATGTTTTCCTTTTTGATGGGCTTAGTGAAGGCTGGCCACCCACAACCAGAGTCATACTTATCTGCGGAACTAAACAATGGTTCACCACTGACGATGTCCACGTAGATCCCTTTTTTGAAGAACTGGTCATACTTACCAGTAAAGGCGGGTTCTGTAGCTGCTTCTTGGGTAACCGCATATTCTTCTGGGGTTAACTTCTGTTTCAATTCATCTTTATTCATTACAAATTCCTCCTTGTTTATTACTGTTCTTTATTCTAATGATATGAAATTTAAATGCAAATATATTGCTCACAACTAAAAATTAGTCAGTCCTGATGAGTGGGACTGACTAATTTTTAGGTTTATTTAGTTGGTTGTAATTGTTCCGTAAGTGGTGGGACAACTTGCTTCTTCCGCGAAACTACGCCCGGAAGTTGCATAACATCGTTTTCATCAAACTGATTGCCAAACGCCGCTGCAACCACGTCCTGAGGTTCTCCTACGCCGATTAATTCTGAATTGCTAGTTAACACGTTCGTTACTAACACTAAGAACAAATCATAGTTTTCTGCGTCAGCTTCCGTTTTCATCGCCGTTTTGATTTCCGTAAGGCGAGCATTGACATCTGCTAGATCAACCACATTGATTTGGTCAATCCGGACATTCTTGCCACCCAAAACAAAGGATTTAGCGTCGCTATCAATCAGTTCCTGGGCTGATTTGGCTGCGACGTTTGTTCCCGCTTTGAGCATTTGGATCCCGTAGTCTTCGTAGTTATCGACGTCGGCAATCTCTGCCAGAGCTTGTAAGGCATCCCGATCAACATCCGTCGTCGTCGGTGATTTTAACAATAAGGTATCCGAAATAATGGCTGACATCATCAAGCCGGCAATTTCCTTTGGAATCGTAACCCCTTCTTCAGAGTACATTTGGGTGATGATGGTGGAACAACAACCATAAGGAGCAGCCCGGTAATAGAGGGGTTGCGCGGTATTAAAGCCACTAATCCGGTGATGATCAACCACGTGCGTGACCTTTAACTCGGCAATGTCAGCAATACTTTGTTGGGGCTCATTGTGGTCAACCAACATTACCTGATCAGTTTCGGGTTGGGCATGATTAACCACCCGTGGAGCTTGAACGCCAAAGTAGTCTAAGACAAATTGGGTTTCCGGGTTCACCGGTCCAAGTGCCACAGCTTCTGTTTCATAGCCATCTTGTTTTTCGAGGTACGCCAACGCAATTGCAGCTGCAATTGCATCTGTATCTGGATTTTGGTGACCAAAAACTAATTCCTTTGTCATGAAAAAATCTCCTTTACTTCATTTAATACCTTTACTTTACCATATTTTGTAGTTTCAAGCTGAAGTTACTCTGCTGCCGGAGGATTCAACAACAGATGTTCCAACTGCACGGGTGTTCCCGTTGTTTTAACGTTAACCTGGTTGGAACCATTCGAAGTCCGAGGTGCACTATGATAATCAGCCAAGAGAATCTCCTCTGCCTGACGGGTGTTCGTATAAACCCGCAGGACCGTTTCTTCTGGATTGATCCGAAGGAAACTAGCTAATTTGTTGGGCTTCGTCTTTAAATCCCGTAAAACTTTGATGCCCTTGCGGGACCGAGCAGTTAATGGAATTTCTGCAACGGCCATTTTTTTGAAGTTTCCGTTTTGAAACACCATCGCCACTTGATCAGTTTCATCCACTAGTTGCATGTTGATAACCCGATCGAGCTCTGCGAGCTTAATCGCCTGGACTCCCACCGTCCGGGGACCGTTAACTGCTACTTCCGTAATGGCGTAGCGCACCCCAAGGCCCTGTTCGGTCATAATCAAGACGTGTCGGTAATCATCAGCTTTTCGGTAGGTTACGTTTACAACTTCGTCCAGCTCATCCTTAAGGTTAACGTACGTCATCGCCCGACTCCGGTACGTCCGACTGGGCTGTAACTTCCTAACTTCCACCTGCTTAATGTGTCCCGCCCGGGTTGCAATCACAAAGTGACCGGGCTGTTCTAATGAATTAAAAGCCTGGACCTGAATTACTTTTTCCGTGGAAGTTAACCCCGTTAACTGAGAAATGTGTTCTCCAGTATCTTTCCACTTGGCCTCCATGATTTCATGAACCGGGCGGTAGATCCAGTTTCCCCCGTCGGTAAAAATGTAGATGGAAGCCCGCGTGCTTAACTGTTGAATAAAGACGGGATGATCTGCTTCTTTGAGACCGTTGTCAGTTAATTCCGTGGCATTATAGGAACGCAAACTCGTGCGCTTCAGGTAGCCATCCTTGGAAACCATGACCATCACCTGTTCGTCCGGAACGGTTACCTGCTTGCTGATGTTCAAACTTTCAATTTCTGATTGGATTGTCGAGCGGCGTGGCGTTTGATATTCCTGAGCAATTGCCAATAACTCCTGCTTTAGCACCCGATCCAATTCCTGCGGATTCGCCAGAATAGTTTGAAATTCTGCAATTTTGGCTGCCAAATCAGCATTTTCGCATTTCAACTTGGTCACGTCGGTATTCGTCAACCGGTAAAGTTGTAACGCGACAATCGCATCCGCCTGTTTGATTGTAAAAGCATAAGTTGCCACTAAGTTATCCCGCGCTGCCTTGCGGTTCTCACTGGCGCGAATCGTTTTAATGACCTGGTCTAAAATCGACAGGGCCTTAATTAAACCTAAAACAATGTGTTGGCGCGCTTGAGCCTTTTGCAGGTCAAACTGGGTTCGGTTAGTCAACACTTCTCGCTGATAAGCCAAGTAGGTCGTTAAAATCGTCTTTAGCGACAACCGTTCCGGCCGCATGTCCTTAATGGCCACCATGTTAAAGTTATAGGAAATCTGTAAATCTGTATTTTTATACAAATAATTCAAGATCCCCCGCTGGTCCGCGTTCCGCTTTAATTCCAGTGAAATTAGGAGTCCGGAACGGTCCGAATCATCCCGCACCTCAGCAATTCCCTCGATTTTTTTATTCAAGCGAATCTCATCAATTTGTTTAACCAGTTGGGCCTTATTAACCTCATACGGAATCTCCGTAATTTGGACTAACTGCTTACCCCCACGCATTTCAATGACCGTACTCCGTGACCGGATGACAATGCGACCATGGCCCGTTGCATAGGCCTGCTTAATTCCGTCCAAGCCTTGAATAATTCCGCCGGTTGGGAAATCTGGTCCTTGGATAAACTGCATCAGTTGGTCCAGGGTCGCGGTCGGATGAGCTTGCAAATAAATTAAAGCGTCAATTACTTCACTTAAATTGTGCGGGGGAATCTCCGTTGCGTATCCCGCGGAAATCCCGGTTGCTCCGTTTACCAATAAGTTTGGAATCCGGGCCGGTAAGACGGTCGGTTCTGATTCAGTGTCATCAAAGTTCAACACCCAGTCCACGGTCTCTTTATCGATATCGCGAAGCATTTCACCCGCAATTTTACTCAACCGCGCCTCCGTATACCGCATGGCTGCCGGTGGATCTCCGTCCATTGATCCGTTATTCCCATGCATGTCAATCAACGGGGCCCGGAGTTTCCAAGCTTGACTCATCCGGACCATTGCATCGTAGATCGAACTATCCCCGTGGGGATGAAAGTTCCCCATGACGTTCCCAACTGATTTGGCCGACTTTCGAAACCCCTTATCGTATGTATTCCCGTCCTTATTCATCGAATACAAAATCCGACGTTGCACGGGCTTTAACCCATCACGAACATCGGGCAGGGCTCGTTCTTGGATGATGGCTTTGGAGTACCGGCTGAAGCGTTCGTCCATCACGGCAGCTAAGGACAGGTTCTTAATTTCTGCGTGTTTTGCCACTGGCTTTCCTCCTACTCTAGCGTCTTATCTAAGATACTACCCTCGTCTTCAAGGGTAAACTGTACGTTATTTTCAATCCAATTGCGCCGGGGTTCCACCTTGGTTCCCATGAGCGTCGAAACCTGTTTTTCGGCAAGCGCCGCATCGTCAATCTCAACCCGAATCAAGGTGCGGTGCTCAGGATCCATCGTGGTTTCCCAAAGTTGGTCAGCATTCATTTCCCCTAGTCCTTTAAACCGTTGCAACGTCATTCCCTGGGGAAAATCCGGTCGCTGCCGTTCCAACTCCTCATTTGTCCAGGCGTATTCTACCTTTTGGTGCTCCCCCTTGCCAGACTGCAATTTATACAGGGGTGGTAAGGCCACGTAAACCCGACCGGCTTCAATCATTGGCCGCATATACTTATAGAAGAACGTGAGCAGGAGAATTTGAATGTGGGCGCCATCATCATCGGCATCCGTCATGATGATAATCTTATCGTAGTTGGCATCGGCGAGGGAAAAATCCGGTCCCATTCCGGCACCAACAGTATACATAATCGTACTAATTTCTTCGTTTTTCAAAATATCAGTTACACTGGCTTTTTCGGTATTTAAGACCTTCCCCCGTAACGGGAGAATGGCCTGGTGTTTGCGATCGCGGCCTTGTTTAGCTGAACCCCCAGCGGAATCCCCTTCGACCAGGAAGAGTTCGTTTTTACTGGCATCTTTCGACTGCGCCGGCGTTAACTTTCCTGAGAGAAGCCGTTCACTCTTCTTCTTTTTCTTCCCCTTGCGACTTTCATCCCGGGCTTTTTTAGCAGCCTCACGGGCTTTACGGGCCCGGAGTGCTTTTTGAATTAACGTATTGGCAAAATCGCCGTTTTCCATTAGGAAGTACAGTAACTGTTCCGCAATTACACTATCAACGATTGAGCGGGCAGCCGGGGTCCCTAATTTACCCTTAGTTTGGCCTTCAAACTGCAGTTCTGCTTCGGGAACGCGGAGAGAAATGACGGCGGTTAGTCCCTCCCGAACGTCGCTCCCGTCTAGGTTTTTATCCTTATCCTTTAACAACGAAACCTTGCGCGCGTATTCGTTCATAGCCTTGGTCCAACCACTCCGAAATCCAGCTTCATGGGTTCCCCCATCGTTCGTGCGGACGTTATTAACAAAGGAAATCATGGTTTCCGTATACCCATCGTTATACTGAACGGCGACCTCTACTTCGATGCCATCCTTGCTGGCATCAAAGTCCATAACCGGACCAAGCGTACTCTTACTTTCATTTAAATACGTCACAAACTCTTTAATGCCTTCGTCAAATTGGTAAATTTCTTGCCGTTCCTGGCCATCCCGCTGATCGGTTAGGGTAATTTTCACGCCTTTCAGTAAAAAGGCTGCTTCTCGCAGGCGCGTAGCTAAGGTATCAAAGTTATAGACTACCGTCGTAAAAATGGTCGGATCAGGCTGAAAGGTAATCGTGGTACCGTTGGGTTCCTTGGTTTTGCCCAGCTTGGTTAGCGTCCCGACCGGATTACCACCATCTGCAAACTCTTCCTGGTACAACGTGTGATCACGGACAATGCGGACCGTCAAACTGGTTGAAAGGGCGTTAACAACGCTAGACCCCACCCCGTGTAGTCCACCGGAGGTTTTATAACCACCCTGACCAAATTTCCCCCCGGCGTGTAGGACCGTTAAGATTACTTCTGGAGTTGGTTTACCAGAAGCATGCATGTCAACTGGCATTCCCCGTCCATAGTCTTGTACGGTAATACTATTATCCGCGTTAATTGTGACATTAATCGCATCTCCGTAACCGGCAATGGCCTCATCAACCGCGTTGTCAACAATTTCATAAACCAAGTGATGAAGACCCCGACTATCAGTGGAGCCGATGTACATCCCCGGGCGCTTGCGGACGGCTTCCAATCCATGTAAAACTTGGATGGAATCCGCATCATAAGTTTGGTTGTCCTTCTTATTCGTCATCGTCAATTACTCCTTTTTTCCATATTAATCATAACCGATTTAATACCAATTGCAACTAGGTGCTTTAGCAGAAGCGCTGCCGACCTGTTTTATTTTGAAAATAAATGCTAAAATAACGAATGTTAGTTTTTACAAAGTAGGAGGAAAAATGGTTAAGATTGTACTTCTTTTAATATTTGCCTATCTGCTTGGGTCCATTCCCAACGGCATTTGGATTGGAAAACTCTTTTTTCACGTTGACATTCGACGGCATGGCTCCAAAAATATCGGGGCCACGAATACCTTACGCGTCTTAGGTCCAGTGGCCGGCACAATTGTCATGCTTTTAGACATTGGCAAGGGCTGGCTTGCCACCTGGTTACCAATGCAACTAGGCATCCACTCCTGGTACCCACTCATCTTTGGAATTATGGCCGTCCTTGGTCATACCTTTTCCATTTTCGATCACTTTCGGGGAGGCAAAGCGGTTGCCACCAGTGCGGGAATGTTGATGGCCTACAACTTCAGTTTCTTTCTCTTGGCCGCTGCCACCGCCTTCACCTGTGTCTTTATCACCAGCATGATGAGCCTGGGCAGTATCCTAGGCTTTATCATCATCTTCTTGGTTTCCTTTACGACGAACGATATCGCACTGCAAGTCGTTGCGGGTGTGTTGACCATCTTTACTTTATACCGGCATCGCAATAATATCAAAAAAATTTGGAATGGAACCGAAAACATTCTCCCCTTTGGGCTTTACTACTGGTACCGCAAATATCGGAGTACCCACCATCCGCATTAATTACAGACTAAAAAGGACTTTTCTAATCAACGTTGCTTTTAGACAACGAACGTGATTACAAAGGTCCTTTTTTAGTTAGAAAAATTTCAGTTGGTATTCAAACGTTTTTTTTGCCCCCGCGGCTAACGTCCGCATCCCGGGCTTGGTTTCTAAGTCCCCGGTGACCGTTTCAGAATCGGCAATCCCCCACCACGGTTCTAAACAAACAAAGTTAGAAACAGTGGGATATGTCGACCAAATCCCAAAATAATCGTTTAATTCCCCGGTCACGGATACCCCCCATGTTTGATCCGCGGCTTGGAGCGTTAGCTCCGTTTTAGGGTTTAGTCGAACGTCAATGATTTTAGCGTCTCCCTGAAACAGGGCATGAGTCACCGCCACCGGCTTTTCAAATTCCGTGGTTTCGTGTTCCGCCGTGGTTAATCCGTCTGTCCCTAATTGAATTTCGCGATATGGTTCCGCCGGAGTAACGGTTAAAGTTGCGGGCTGCTTAGCAGTGGTTAATGGAACTTGAAAGCCCGGATGAGCGCCAATTGCAAAGCGCAGTTGCTCGTCAGCTGCACTTGTATTCATTACCGTCAGCTGCACTTCAACTCGCTCGTGTCGTAAGGTGTAACTCACAAACAAGGAGAAGTTAAACGGGTACATTTGTAACGTTTCATCATTTGCTTCCAGCAAGAAAACCGCTTGGTCTGGAACCTGACTAACCACTTGAAAGGGTTGGTCGCGGGCAAAACCATGCTGGGGCATATGGTGAGTTTGTCCTTGATAGCGGTACTGGTCCTGGTTTAACTTCCCAACGATTGGAAATAAAATGGGAGCGTGGCGCTTCCAGTGCTTCGGATCGGCGTTCCACATGTATTCATGTCCAGCGCGAGTAACCGACACGAGCTCGGCACCGAGCTCATTAATCTTGATCGTCAATTGGTCATTTTGTAATACAACAGTCATGATTATCGCTCCCGTGTCATTAATTGGTTCACTTGTGACCAAGTCGTTCCCATTTTGGAGATAGTTAGTTCAATTTTATAATAACTGGGGCGAATTAAAAAGGATTATCTTTCATGAATTAATCGCGCTTAAAAAACTGCTGGTAATTCTGCAGGAGCTTTTCCTTCGTTACGTGGGTATAAATTTGGGTGGTTGCCAGGTTACTGTGGCCGAGCAATTCCTGGACCGTCCGTAAATCTGCCCCGTTATTTAAAAGTTGGGTTGCAAAAGAATGGCGCAACATGTGGGGGTGAATGCTACTATTTAGGCCACTTCTTTGCATGATTTGGGTCAGTGCATATTCAATTCCCCGCGCCGTTAACGGCCGCCCCTGGTAGTCCACTAACAGGGTTTCATGGTGCTGGTGATGCTTTTCCATTAACGTGCGGCGCCCCTGGTCCAGATACGTACTAATGGCGTCATGTGCGTACCGGCCAAACGGGAGGTACCGATCCTTGTCGCCCTTTCCGTGAACTAGCATCATCTGATTTTCTAAGTCCAGTTGCTGTAACTGTAAATTAGCACACTCACTCACCCGAATTCCGGTTCCATACAGCACTTCCAAAATCACGAGGTCCCGTTCAGCTAGTTCCGGCTTCGGATTAGCTTGGGCCGTTTTAAATAGCTGTTCCAGTTCCCGATCGTAAAAAAAGCGTGGTAAATGTTGGTACTGATGCTTGATTTGCACGTACCGAAACGGATTTTCACTGGCAAGTTGGTTGTTGACGAGAAAATTATAAAACGAACTCAGGGCCGAAACCTTGCGAGCAATCGTATTCGTAGCGTCCCCATGGTCATGGAGTTCACTTAAAAAGACCTCCACGTCAAACGGTTCGACCTTGGTCAGCGTCACTTGCGGCCCCGTTGCCTGTAAAAAGTGCTGAAATTGCAATAAATCATCGTGGTAGGCACGGACCGTTAACGGTGAATACTGTCGTTCATTTACTAAATACCGTTCAAATAGGGTTAGCAATTGTTGATCGGTTTGTTTCGTTGCCATCGTCATTCTCCTCATTTTCGAAAAAGACCGTTCGCTTGCGAACGGTCTTTTGGTTACTTAATGATAGTTTCTTCGTAATCACCCTGCGGACAGAGCACCTGCCAGCCCGCGCGCACCTTCTTGTTAACCAAGAAGTGGTGACATTTCGGACAATCACGACCAATTGGCTTGTCCCAGGAGACAAAGTCACACTCTGGATAGCGGGAACAACCATAAAACGTCCGTTTTTTCTTGGTTTTTCGTTCAATCACTTGGCCCTTGTGACACTTCGGACAGGTAACCCCAATCTCTTTAACGATTGTTTGCGTATTGCGACAGTCCGGGAACCGGGAGCAAGCAAAGAACTTCCCGTATTTACCCATCTTTTCGACCATCGGAGCGCCACAAATATCACAGTTAAAGCCCGCTAAGGGTTCTTTAATCTGAACGGCTTCCATTTCTTTTTCGGCATGGGTCACCTCTTTAGAAAATGGTTGGTAGAAATCATTTACGACCGCTACCCATTTCCGTTTGGCTTCTTCAATCTCATCCAGTTGCCCTTCAATGTCCGCTGTAAAGTCAACGTTCACGATGTCTGGGAAGTACTCTTCAATCAGTTTATTGACAATCTCACCCAGTTCCGTTGGCACGAATCGACGGGCTTCAAGCTTCACGTAGTACCGCTTTTGAATCGTCATCAACGTTGGAGCGTACGTAGATGGACGGCCCACTCCGTTTTCTTCCAACGTTTTAATGAGCGCTGCTTCAGTGTACCGTGCGGGTGGTTGCGTGAAGTGTTGATCCGGTTGGTTGCTAACCATCTGAACCGCATCACCAGTTTCTAAGCTTGGGAGGATGTTATCCTTTTCCTTCCCCGCGGCGTAAACCTTTAAGTACCCTTCAAACTTCAGCTTCGAGCCGTTTGCCCGATAACTAACCCCATTTTGGTCAATCGTGACCGTTTGGGTATCCACAACGGCCGGCGTCATCTGACTCGCTACAAAGCGACACCAAATCAGATTATATAACTTATACTGATCTTTAGTTAAATACTTTTCAATGCTCTGCGGCGTCCGTAAGACCGAAGTCGGTCGAACCGCCTCATGGGCATCCTGTGCTCCTTCAGGTAATTTTCCCTTTTGCGGGTGATTTGCAGCATATTTCGCGCCATAATGTTCATGCAAAAAGGCTGCGGCTTCGTGCTTAGCTCCAGAAGAAATTCGCGTTGAATCGGTTCGCATGTAGGTAATTAACCCCTGGCTTCCTTCCTTACCAATGTTAATCCCTTCATAAAGTTGCTGGGCAGCCATCATCGTACGCCCCGTTCGAAACCGGAGTTTTTTATTTGCATCTTGTTGCAGCGTACTCGTCGTAAACGGCCGTGGAGGTTGCCGTTTCTTTTCCCGCTTTTTAACGTCCGCAATGGTAAAATCAGCCTTTGGATCCAGTCGCTTTACAACGGACTGGACAGCTGCGTTATCCTTTAAGTTCGTTTTCTTGCCGTCTAATCCGTAAAAACTAGCCTTAAACTTAGAACGCCCCTTCTTAAAGACCGAATCAATCGTCCAGTATTCTTCTGGTTGGAATTTTTGGATGGCGCGTTCGCGCTGAATGATAATCCAGAGTGCCACTGATTGAACTCGACCGGCACTCAAACCCTTCTTCACTTTTTTCCACAAAATTGGTGAGATTGAATAACCCACCAACCGGTCGATGATTCGCCGGGCTTGTTGGGCGTTAATGAGGTTCATATCAATGGTCCGCGGGTGCTTAAAAGCATCCTTGACCGTTTCTTTAGTAATTTCGTTAAAGGTCACCCGGTTATAGTCATTCACATCTAAATTTAGAATGTGAGCAACGTGCCAGGCAATCGCTTCTCCTTCCCGGTCCGGGTCAGAAGCCAGAAAAACTTCCTTTGCTTTTTTCGCTTCGGACTTGAGGCTTTTGATTGTCTCGCCCTTGCCTCGAATCGAAATGTATTCCGGGGTAAATTCATTTTCAATCTCAATTCCCATTCGACTTTTCGGTAAATCACGAATATGACCCTTGCTGGCAATTACGTTATAGGTCCGCCCGAGATACTTCCCAATCGTTTTCGCCTTGGCTGGTGATTCGACAATCACTAACTTCTTTTTTGGTGTACTACGTTTGCGCTTAGTTGGTTGCTTTTTCGTTGTTGTTTTGGTGGCCATTAAATTCTATCCCTCGTCACTTTTCTACATATATTATGTACGTAATCATCGCAGGTACAGCGCGATGAATTTCTAACAAAGCATATTGCAATTTTTTCTAGGTGTCAAATTAAACCCACTAAAAAGGCTCTTCCAGTAGTGGAAGAGCCTCACTGTAACCAAAGTCTAAACCCGACTGGGCTTATTTATCCAAAAATTTCCAAATCACGCCTCCAAGGAAGGCGGCGACCAGCACGAAGATGAAAATCAATAGTAACATTACATCTGGAATGTACATCCCAAGGGTTACCACGATTCCATAGAATAAGATACTGAAAACTAAAATCACAGCGTCAATAAAACAAACAATCTGACCACAATCGGCCCAAGCAATTTTATAGGCTGGTTTTTTCATTAACCGATCGATCCCCCACAAGAGGGCGGTAATAATCCATAAAATGACGTTGGCAACTGCGAAGAACTCTAATGAGTTAACGCTACTAAGAAAGTTAAACATACTCACTGCTCCTTTATCTATTAGTCCATACTACCTTTTATTATACACGTCTTTTCTAATTTCGTTGCAAGATTTGGTTGCAGATGTGCGCCTAATTCATTACACCAAAACAATTAGATCGCCTTCAAGTCACCGCAACCCGGGTTCTCTACTTCCAAATTCGCATCCACTTTTTGCGTCCCTACATCAAAAACTTTAAAACCGGGCAGCTGGAAGTCGTACGACTAACCACGTCATCACGCACATAAAAATCGGATTCCGACCACCTACGGCAGAAATCCGATTTTTTAATTACTTCAGTTAAATAACGACCCGTCCCAGTAAATCCTGTGTATCAAGACATGGTTGGGCTCCCGCTGCAATCAATTCATTCG from Fructilactobacillus ixorae includes the following:
- a CDS encoding class I SAM-dependent methyltransferase translates to MLSTKGLNLTMLSIPCVKSQQLHDPQSTKLIAKFENPTQFQEDCDAGYDQFLSRNVVVRHRYFSHFLEQKQDLYEQLLILGVGLDTKPDTLPCLKNKAVYGCDLAVADIQNIYQATGVHTQTKLVACDLENGMDQQFLTRLQAQGFSLTKPTLVLWEGGTFYLSPEAVVHDLSFLNQQLNLVGLLVDYMSSAVFNPPRHEKARRQLDLVAKIGCPWKSFFTPVEIKQLDHKLGFTEINVTAHGKIEQRVFGKVQLDEDIMYLSAAFKSVAGTK
- the msrA gene encoding peptide-methionine (S)-S-oxide reductase MsrA — encoded protein: MKKEDTAIFAGGCFWCMVRPFEETPGIISVVSGYTGGHVPNPTYEQVCSHTTGHTEAVKITFDPSVISYKELVEIYWRQTDPTDAMGQFQDRGDSYRPVIFVNSPEQRKVAEASKKALEESGQFDAPIVTKIEPAQPFYPAEDYHQDFYKKNPLRAQIEEMGGREQFIKEHWSK
- the msrB gene encoding peptide-methionine (R)-S-oxide reductase MsrB; translation: MNKDELKQKLTPEEYAVTQEAATEPAFTGKYDQFFKKGIYVDIVSGEPLFSSADKYDSGCGWPAFTKPIKKENIKSKTDTSFGMIREEVKSSDAGSHLGHVFPDGPADKGGLRYCINSASLKFIPYDEMDAAGYGEYKQQVDENGGPNA
- a CDS encoding manganese-dependent inorganic pyrophosphatase; this translates as MTKELVFGHQNPDTDAIAAAIALAYLEKQDGYETEAVALGPVNPETQFVLDYFGVQAPRVVNHAQPETDQVMLVDHNEPQQSIADIAELKVTHVVDHHRISGFNTAQPLYYRAAPYGCCSTIITQMYSEEGVTIPKEIAGLMMSAIISDTLLLKSPTTTDVDRDALQALAEIADVDNYEDYGIQMLKAGTNVAAKSAQELIDSDAKSFVLGGKNVRIDQINVVDLADVNARLTEIKTAMKTEADAENYDLFLVLVTNVLTSNSELIGVGEPQDVVAAAFGNQFDENDVMQLPGVVSRKKQVVPPLTEQLQPTK
- the parC gene encoding DNA topoisomerase IV subunit A — its product is MAKHAEIKNLSLAAVMDERFSRYSKAIIQERALPDVRDGLKPVQRRILYSMNKDGNTYDKGFRKSAKSVGNVMGNFHPHGDSSIYDAMVRMSQAWKLRAPLIDMHGNNGSMDGDPPAAMRYTEARLSKIAGEMLRDIDKETVDWVLNFDDTESEPTVLPARIPNLLVNGATGISAGYATEIPPHNLSEVIDALIYLQAHPTATLDQLMQFIQGPDFPTGGIIQGLDGIKQAYATGHGRIVIRSRSTVIEMRGGKQLVQITEIPYEVNKAQLVKQIDEIRLNKKIEGIAEVRDDSDRSGLLISLELKRNADQRGILNYLYKNTDLQISYNFNMVAIKDMRPERLSLKTILTTYLAYQREVLTNRTQFDLQKAQARQHIVLGLIKALSILDQVIKTIRASENRKAARDNLVATYAFTIKQADAIVALQLYRLTNTDVTKLKCENADLAAKIAEFQTILANPQELDRVLKQELLAIAQEYQTPRRSTIQSEIESLNISKQVTVPDEQVMVMVSKDGYLKRTSLRSYNATELTDNGLKEADHPVFIQQLSTRASIYIFTDGGNWIYRPVHEIMEAKWKDTGEHISQLTGLTSTEKVIQVQAFNSLEQPGHFVIATRAGHIKQVEVRKLQPSRTYRSRAMTYVNLKDELDEVVNVTYRKADDYRHVLIMTEQGLGVRYAITEVAVNGPRTVGVQAIKLAELDRVINMQLVDETDQVAMVFQNGNFKKMAVAEIPLTARSRKGIKVLRDLKTKPNKLASFLRINPEETVLRVYTNTRQAEEILLADYHSAPRTSNGSNQVNVKTTGTPVQLEHLLLNPPAAE
- the parE gene encoding DNA topoisomerase IV subunit B; protein product: MTNKKDNQTYDADSIQVLHGLEAVRKRPGMYIGSTDSRGLHHLVYEIVDNAVDEAIAGYGDAINVTINADNSITVQDYGRGMPVDMHASGKPTPEVILTVLHAGGKFGQGGYKTSGGLHGVGSSVVNALSTSLTVRIVRDHTLYQEEFADGGNPVGTLTKLGKTKEPNGTTITFQPDPTIFTTVVYNFDTLATRLREAAFLLKGVKITLTDQRDGQERQEIYQFDEGIKEFVTYLNESKSTLGPVMDFDASKDGIEVEVAVQYNDGYTETMISFVNNVRTNDGGTHEAGFRSGWTKAMNEYARKVSLLKDKDKNLDGSDVREGLTAVISLRVPEAELQFEGQTKGKLGTPAARSIVDSVIAEQLLYFLMENGDFANTLIQKALRARKAREAAKKARDESRKGKKKKKSERLLSGKLTPAQSKDASKNELFLVEGDSAGGSAKQGRDRKHQAILPLRGKVLNTEKASVTDILKNEEISTIMYTVGAGMGPDFSLADANYDKIIIMTDADDDGAHIQILLLTFFYKYMRPMIEAGRVYVALPPLYKLQSGKGEHQKVEYAWTNEELERQRPDFPQGMTLQRFKGLGEMNADQLWETTMDPEHRTLIRVEIDDAALAEKQVSTLMGTKVEPRRNWIENNVQFTLEDEGSILDKTLE